A region of Silurus meridionalis isolate SWU-2019-XX chromosome 15, ASM1480568v1, whole genome shotgun sequence DNA encodes the following proteins:
- the anapc13 gene encoding anaphase-promoting complex subunit 13: protein MDSEVQRDGRVLDLTDDAWREDRLPYEDVTIPLSELPEAEQDNGGSTESVKEQEMKWSDLALQSLHENTPSTGT, encoded by the exons ATGGACAGTGAGGTTCAGAGGGACGGGAGAGTGCTGGATCTAACCGATGATGCCTGGAGGGAGGACCGGCTTCCCTACGAAGATGTAACGATTCCTCTG AGTGAACTCCCAGAAGCAGAGCAGGATAATGGAGGATCCACAGAATCTGTCAAAGAGCAAGAAATGAAGTGGTCTGACTTGGCTCTGCAAAGTTTACATGAAAATACTCCAAGTACCGGAACATAA